Proteins co-encoded in one Streptococcus pyogenes genomic window:
- a CDS encoding PTS system mannose/fructose/sorbose family transporter subunit IID — protein sequence MTSQDNLTKEDRKMLRSVFWRSWTMNASRTGATQYHAVGVIYTLLPVINRFYKTDKDKAEALVRHTTWFNATMHINNFIMGLVASMEKKNSEDPDFDASAITAVKASLMGPISGVGDSFFWGILRVIAAGIGISLASAGSAMGAVVFLLLYNIPAFIIHYYSLYGGYSVGAGFIKKLYESGGIKIVTKTSSMLGLMMVGSMTASNVKFKTILTVAAKGAKEAASIQDYLDQLFIGIVPLMVTLAAFWLLRKKVNINWIMFGIMFLGIILGLLGIC from the coding sequence ATGACATCACAAGATAATTTGACTAAAGAAGACCGTAAAATGCTTCGCTCAGTCTTTTGGCGCTCATGGACGATGAATGCTAGTCGTACTGGGGCAACACAATACCACGCAGTAGGGGTTATTTACACTTTACTACCAGTCATCAATCGTTTTTATAAGACTGATAAGGATAAAGCAGAGGCACTGGTCCGTCATACAACATGGTTCAATGCCACCATGCACATCAATAACTTTATCATGGGTCTTGTGGCATCGATGGAAAAGAAAAACAGTGAAGATCCTGATTTTGATGCTAGTGCTATTACGGCGGTAAAAGCATCTCTAATGGGACCTATCTCCGGAGTTGGAGATTCCTTCTTCTGGGGAATTTTAAGGGTTATTGCGGCAGGTATCGGGATTTCCTTGGCAAGTGCAGGCTCAGCCATGGGAGCTGTTGTCTTCTTACTCTTGTACAATATTCCTGCTTTTATTATTCACTACTATAGCCTTTATGGTGGTTATTCTGTAGGTGCAGGATTTATCAAAAAACTTTACGAATCTGGTGGTATAAAAATCGTCACTAAAACCTCAAGTATGCTTGGGTTAATGATGGTAGGCTCAATGACGGCTTCAAATGTAAAATTTAAAACGATTCTTACAGTTGCTGCGAAAGGTGCCAAAGAAGCAGCTTCTATTCAAGATTACCTTGACCAATTGTTTATTGGTATTGTACCATTAATGGTAACACTAGCAGCTTTTTGGCTTCTACGAAAGAAAGTGAATATCAACTGGATTATGTTTGGTATCATGTTCCTTGGCATTATCCTTGGACTTTTAGGTATTTGCTAA
- the msrB gene encoding peptide-methionine (R)-S-oxide reductase MsrB: METSDELKQRIGDLSYEVTQHAATESPFTGEYDNFFEKGIYVDIVSGEVLFSSLDKFNSGCGWPAFSKPIENRMVTNHDDSSYGMRRVEVKSREAGSHLGHVFSDGPKEAGGLRYCINSAALKFIPYDQMEKEGYAQWLTLFDET, translated from the coding sequence ATGGAAACATCAGATGAGTTAAAACAACGCATTGGTGATCTTTCTTACGAGGTCACCCAGCATGCAGCAACAGAATCTCCCTTTACAGGAGAATATGATAATTTTTTTGAGAAGGGTATCTATGTCGATATCGTCAGTGGTGAGGTCTTGTTTTCATCACTGGATAAATTTAATTCTGGCTGTGGTTGGCCTGCCTTTTCAAAACCTATTGAAAATCGTATGGTCACAAACCACGATGACTCTTCTTATGGGATGAGACGAGTTGAGGTTAAAAGCCGTGAAGCAGGATCGCATTTGGGGCATGTCTTTAGTGACGGCCCCAAAGAAGCTGGAGGCTTGCGTTACTGTATCAATTCAGCAGCTCTTAAATTTATTCCTTATGACCAGATGGAAAAAGAAGGCTATGCCCAATGGCTCACATTGTTTGATGAGACATAA
- a CDS encoding PTS sugar transporter subunit IIA: MKRKFLIGSHGRLASGLQSSIDILAGMGQALETIDAYVDDSDYTSQIDDFIAGVAADEQGLIFTDLLGGSVNQKMVTAVMNSGKDNIFLITNSNLATLLSLVFLKPGEALTKDEIVTVINESQVQLVDLVPETNSEDDFFD, translated from the coding sequence ATGAAACGAAAATTTCTCATTGGGAGTCACGGCAGACTAGCCAGTGGTTTGCAAAGCTCTATTGACATTTTAGCAGGTATGGGACAGGCACTTGAAACCATTGATGCTTATGTTGATGATAGTGACTACACTAGCCAGATTGATGACTTTATCGCTGGGGTAGCAGCAGATGAGCAGGGCCTTATTTTTACTGATTTGTTAGGCGGCAGTGTGAATCAGAAAATGGTAACCGCTGTAATGAACAGTGGCAAAGACAATATCTTTTTAATCACAAACAGTAACTTAGCCACTTTATTGTCGTTGGTGTTTTTAAAACCAGGCGAAGCGCTTACTAAAGATGAAATTGTAACCGTTATCAATGAATCGCAAGTTCAGTTAGTGGATTTGGTCCCTGAGACAAATTCAGAAGATGACTTTTTTGATTAA
- a CDS encoding extracellular solute-binding protein, giving the protein MLKLKRKWLLSFLLVIIILAIVNVAMYIFSSSKKDSAKELVILTPNSQTILTGTIPAFEEKYGVKVRLIQGGTGQLIDQLGRKDKPLNADIFFGGNYTQFESHKDLFESYVSPQVSTVISDYQLPSHRATPYTINGSVLIVNNELARGLHITSYEDLLQPALKGKIAFADPNSSSSAFSQLTNILLAKGGYTNADAWAYMKRLLVNMNSIRATSSSEVYQSVAEGKMIVGLTYEDPCINLQKSGANVSIVYPKEGTVFVPSSVAIIKHAPNMTEAKLFINFMLSRDVQNAFGQSTSNRPIRQDAQTSHDMKALETIATLKEDYAYVTKHKKKIVATYNQLRQRLEKAK; this is encoded by the coding sequence ATGTTAAAACTCAAACGCAAATGGCTATTAAGCTTTTTGTTAGTAATAATTATTCTAGCAATCGTTAACGTTGCAATGTATATATTCTCATCGTCAAAAAAAGATAGTGCTAAAGAATTAGTTATCTTGACTCCTAATAGCCAAACTATTTTAACAGGGACTATTCCAGCCTTTGAGGAAAAGTATGGGGTTAAAGTAAGATTAATCCAAGGTGGGACGGGCCAACTTATTGATCAATTAGGTCGAAAAGATAAACCATTAAACGCTGATATTTTCTTTGGTGGCAATTACACTCAATTTGAAAGCCATAAAGATTTATTTGAATCTTATGTTTCTCCGCAGGTTTCTACTGTCATTTCAGATTACCAATTGCCTAGTCATCGCGCAACCCCATATACGATCAATGGCAGTGTACTGATTGTTAATAACGAATTAGCAAGAGGACTTCATATTACCAGTTATGAGGATTTGCTACAACCAGCTTTAAAAGGCAAAATTGCTTTTGCTGATCCCAACAGTTCATCAAGTGCCTTCTCACAGCTGACTAATATATTGTTAGCTAAGGGGGGGTACACAAACGCTGACGCTTGGGCTTACATGAAGCGCTTGTTGGTCAATATGAATTCTATTAGGGCTACGAGTTCTTCAGAAGTCTATCAATCTGTCGCTGAGGGTAAGATGATTGTTGGGCTAACCTACGAAGATCCTTGTATCAACCTGCAAAAAAGTGGTGCCAATGTTTCCATTGTTTATCCAAAAGAAGGAACGGTGTTTGTGCCCTCCTCTGTTGCTATTATCAAACATGCGCCAAACATGACAGAGGCTAAGCTCTTTATTAATTTTATGTTATCACGTGATGTGCAAAATGCCTTTGGCCAATCAACCAGTAACCGACCCATTCGTCAAGATGCCCAAACCAGTCACGACATGAAAGCCTTAGAAACGATAGCTACTTTGAAAGAGGATTATGCTTATGTTACCAAGCACAAGAAAAAAATAGTGGCTACGTACAACCAGTTGCGCCAACGGTTGGAAAAAGCTAAGTAG
- a CDS encoding response regulator transcription factor: MYKLVIIEDEHIIRKWLRYAIDYKALDILVIGEAKDGKEGAVLIKESQPDIVLTDINMPIMTAFDMFEVTKDQTYAKIILSGYADFPNARSAIHYGVLEFLTKPIEKAALWECLQTIIAKIEKQKGSNQKTDACVYIPLPQMTDQIPEVVKDILEWVHAHFQDKISTSRLAHDLGYSESYIYQNIKKHLQMPLSDYINQYRINQAIQLMQQEPDLMVYEIAQAVGIYDYRYFDRVFKKYLGQTVKAFKEEHFMKDTDRSKPC; encoded by the coding sequence ATGTACAAATTAGTCATTATTGAAGATGAACATATTATTAGGAAATGGTTGCGATACGCTATTGATTATAAAGCTTTAGATATTTTGGTCATTGGCGAGGCTAAAGATGGCAAAGAAGGAGCTGTTTTAATCAAAGAGAGTCAACCAGATATCGTTTTAACCGATATTAACATGCCCATCATGACAGCTTTTGACATGTTTGAAGTAACAAAAGATCAAACTTACGCCAAAATTATTTTATCTGGCTATGCTGATTTTCCAAATGCAAGGTCTGCCATACACTACGGTGTACTTGAATTTTTAACAAAACCGATTGAAAAAGCAGCTCTTTGGGAATGTCTTCAAACCATTATTGCTAAAATAGAAAAGCAAAAGGGGTCTAATCAAAAAACAGATGCTTGCGTCTATATTCCCTTACCCCAGATGACTGATCAGATTCCTGAAGTAGTCAAAGATATTTTGGAGTGGGTACATGCTCATTTTCAAGACAAGATCAGCACGAGCCGCCTAGCTCATGACTTAGGGTATAGTGAGAGTTATATCTATCAAAATATCAAAAAGCATCTTCAGATGCCTTTAAGTGATTACATTAATCAATATCGGATTAATCAGGCAATTCAATTGATGCAACAAGAACCAGATTTAATGGTATATGAAATAGCACAAGCTGTAGGTATTTATGACTATCGCTATTTTGATAGGGTTTTTAAAAAGTATCTAGGACAAACTGTAAAGGCTTTTAAAGAAGAGCATTTTATGAAAGATACCGATAGGAGTAAGCCATGTTAA
- a CDS encoding NAD-dependent succinate-semialdehyde dehydrogenase, whose amino-acid sequence MAYQTIYPYTNEVLHTFDNMTDQGLADVLERAHLLYKKWRKEDHLEERKAQLHQVANILRRDRDKYAEIMTKDMGKLFTEAQGEVNLCADIADYYADKADEFLMSTPLETDSGQAYYLKQSTGVILAVEPWNFPYYQIMRVFAPNFIVGNPMVLKHASICPRSAQSFEELVLEAGAEAGSITNLFISYDQVSQVIADKRVVGVCLTGSERGGASIAEEAGKNLKKTTLELGGDDAFIILDDADWDQLEKVLYFSRLYNAGQVCTSSKRFIVLDKDYDRFKELLTKVFKTAKWGDPMDPETTLAPLSSAQAKADVLDQIKLALDHGAELVYGGEAIDHPGHFVMPTIIAGLTKDNPIYYQEIFGPVGEIYKVSSEEEAIEVANDSNYGLGGTIFSSNQEHAKAVAAKIETGMSFINSGWTSLPELPFGGIKHSGYGRELSELGFTSFVNEHLIYIPNKTNNGNTKV is encoded by the coding sequence ATGGCTTATCAAACTATTTACCCTTATACAAATGAAGTCCTTCATACATTTGATAATATGACCGATCAAGGTTTGGCAGATGTCCTTGAAAGAGCTCACCTTCTCTATAAAAAATGGCGCAAGGAAGATCATTTAGAAGAACGTAAAGCCCAGCTTCATCAAGTGGCTAATATTCTTCGTCGTGACCGCGATAAATACGCTGAAATCATGACCAAAGACATGGGAAAACTGTTCACAGAAGCCCAAGGTGAAGTAAATCTTTGTGCCGATATTGCTGATTACTACGCTGATAAGGCAGATGAATTTTTGATGTCTACGCCACTAGAAACGGATTCAGGTCAAGCTTACTATTTGAAACAATCAACTGGTGTTATCCTAGCTGTTGAGCCTTGGAATTTTCCTTACTATCAAATCATGCGGGTCTTTGCGCCAAACTTTATTGTTGGAAACCCAATGGTTTTAAAACACGCGTCCATTTGCCCACGCTCTGCCCAATCTTTCGAAGAATTAGTTCTTGAAGCTGGTGCTGAAGCAGGTAGTATTACCAATTTGTTTATTTCTTATGACCAAGTATCACAAGTGATTGCTGATAAACGTGTGGTTGGTGTCTGCTTGACAGGTTCCGAACGTGGAGGAGCTAGCATTGCAGAAGAAGCTGGTAAAAACTTGAAAAAAACAACCCTTGAATTGGGTGGAGATGATGCCTTTATTATCCTTGATGACGCGGATTGGGATCAATTAGAGAAGGTGCTTTACTTCTCTCGTCTCTACAATGCAGGTCAAGTATGTACCTCATCGAAACGTTTTATCGTGCTTGACAAAGACTATGACCGTTTCAAAGAGTTATTAACAAAAGTCTTCAAAACAGCTAAATGGGGTGACCCAATGGATCCCGAAACGACGTTGGCGCCATTATCATCAGCTCAAGCTAAAGCAGATGTTCTTGACCAAATTAAGTTGGCCTTGGATCATGGTGCGGAGTTGGTTTATGGTGGTGAAGCGATTGATCATCCAGGTCATTTTGTCATGCCAACCATTATTGCTGGCCTCACAAAAGACAACCCTATTTACTATCAAGAAATCTTTGGCCCAGTCGGTGAAATCTACAAAGTGTCTTCTGAAGAAGAAGCGATTGAAGTGGCGAATGATTCTAACTATGGCCTTGGAGGTACTATCTTTAGTAGCAATCAAGAACATGCGAAAGCCGTAGCTGCTAAAATTGAAACTGGTATGTCTTTTATCAACTCAGGCTGGACAAGTCTTCCG
- a CDS encoding YjjG family noncanonical pyrimidine nucleotidase — MHYNFLFFDLDHTLLDFDAAEEVALTKLLEEYQVIDIKAYKDYYKPMNQNLWKQLEGGDISKADLVNSRFALLFAHFGVTVDGRQLAEGYQKHLKDQGQVYAGAKELLADLTAQGYNLYAATNGIATIQQGRLQASGLAPYFKAIFISEQSGSQKPKKAFYDWMTQQVSNYQPDQALMIGDSLSADVQGGINAGMDTLWYNPKHLLNNSPVHPTYEVSDYQALLNCIAE; from the coding sequence GTGCATTACAACTTTCTTTTTTTCGACCTTGACCATACCCTACTTGATTTTGATGCGGCAGAAGAGGTTGCTTTGACCAAGTTGCTAGAAGAGTACCAGGTTATTGATATTAAGGCTTACAAGGACTACTATAAGCCGATGAATCAGAACTTATGGAAACAGTTAGAAGGTGGGGATATTAGTAAAGCTGATTTGGTTAACTCTCGCTTTGCTCTGCTATTTGCTCATTTTGGAGTGACGGTTGATGGCAGGCAGTTAGCAGAAGGTTATCAAAAGCATTTAAAAGATCAAGGGCAAGTTTATGCTGGTGCTAAGGAGCTGTTAGCGGACTTAACTGCCCAAGGCTATAATCTTTATGCGGCAACTAATGGCATCGCAACGATTCAACAAGGCCGATTGCAAGCGTCTGGTTTGGCACCTTACTTCAAAGCCATTTTCATTTCGGAACAGTCGGGTAGTCAAAAACCTAAAAAAGCTTTCTATGATTGGATGACCCAGCAGGTTTCCAATTACCAACCTGATCAAGCTTTGATGATTGGTGATAGTTTATCGGCTGATGTTCAAGGTGGAATTAATGCTGGCATGGATACCTTATGGTACAACCCAAAGCATCTCCTGAATAACAGCCCTGTTCATCCTACCTATGAGGTGTCAGATTATCAAGCTCTGCTGAATTGTATTGCGGAGTAA
- a CDS encoding YeiH family protein — translation MSTHLRKLPGLLLCLLLALPAWCLGRLFPIIGAPVFAILLGMLLALFYEHRDKTKEGISFTSKYILQTAVVLLGFGLNLTQVMAVGMQSLPIIISTIATALLVAYGLQKWLRLDVNTATLVGVGSSICGGSAVAATAPVIKAKDDEVAKAISVIFLFNMLAALLFPSLGQLLGLSNEGFAIFAGTAVNDTSSVTATATAWDALHHSNTLDGATIVKLTRTLAILPITLGLSLYRAKKEHDIVTEENFSLRKSFPRFILFFLLASLITTLMTSLGVSADSFHYLKTLSKFFIVMAMAAIGLNTNLVKLIKTGGQAILLGAICWVAITLVSLAMQLSLGIW, via the coding sequence ATGTCAACTCACTTAAGAAAACTTCCAGGGCTGTTACTTTGCTTATTGTTAGCTCTTCCAGCCTGGTGTTTAGGGCGCTTATTTCCCATTATTGGAGCACCTGTTTTTGCTATTCTTTTAGGAATGTTGTTAGCCTTGTTTTATGAACATCGTGACAAGACTAAAGAGGGAATTAGTTTTACATCCAAGTATATTTTACAAACAGCAGTGGTTTTGCTTGGTTTTGGATTAAACCTAACCCAAGTTATGGCAGTGGGCATGCAGTCTTTACCGATTATCATTTCAACTATTGCGACAGCTCTTTTGGTAGCTTATGGCTTACAGAAATGGCTGCGCTTAGATGTCAATACAGCCACCTTGGTAGGTGTAGGATCTTCCATTTGTGGGGGGTCTGCTGTTGCAGCGACAGCTCCTGTCATTAAGGCAAAGGATGACGAGGTTGCTAAGGCAATTTCAGTCATTTTTCTCTTTAATATGTTAGCAGCTTTGCTATTTCCAAGTTTAGGACAATTACTAGGCTTATCTAATGAAGGTTTTGCTATTTTTGCCGGGACAGCTGTTAACGACACTTCTTCCGTGACTGCAACGGCCACGGCCTGGGATGCCCTTCACCATTCCAATACACTAGATGGAGCAACCATTGTTAAATTGACTCGCACCTTGGCTATTCTCCCAATTACTTTAGGTTTATCCCTTTACCGAGCGAAAAAAGAGCACGACATCGTTACAGAAGAAAACTTTAGCCTTAGGAAGTCATTCCCTCGTTTCATCCTCTTCTTTTTATTAGCTTCTCTCATCACAACATTGATGACCAGTTTGGGAGTTTCTGCCGATAGTTTCCATTACCTAAAAACCTTATCAAAATTCTTTATCGTGATGGCTATGGCAGCGATTGGTTTAAACACAAACCTGGTTAAACTGATTAAGACGGGCGGTCAGGCTATCCTTTTAGGAGCTATTTGCTGGGTAGCTATCACCCTTGTCAGTTTAGCCATGCAATTAAGTTTGGGCATTTGGTAA
- a CDS encoding PTS sugar transporter subunit IIB: MITQIRVDDRLIHGQVAVVWTKELNAPLLVVANDEAAKNEITQMTLKMAVPNGMKLLIRSVEDSIKLFNDPRAKDKRIFVIVNSVKDACAIAKEVPDLEAVNVANVGRFDKSDPASKVKVTPSLLLNPEEMAAAKELVSLPELDVFNQVLPSNTKVHLSQLVN; encoded by the coding sequence ATGATTACCCAAATTCGTGTTGACGACCGTTTGATTCACGGGCAAGTGGCAGTTGTATGGACCAAAGAGTTAAATGCGCCGCTTTTAGTAGTGGCTAATGATGAAGCTGCAAAAAATGAAATCACACAAATGACGCTTAAAATGGCTGTGCCAAACGGCATGAAACTGCTTATTCGTTCAGTTGAAGACTCGATTAAGCTCTTTAATGATCCACGCGCCAAAGACAAGCGTATCTTTGTGATTGTCAATTCTGTTAAAGATGCTTGTGCCATTGCTAAAGAAGTTCCAGACTTAGAAGCTGTTAATGTGGCTAATGTGGGGCGCTTTGATAAGTCAGACCCAGCAAGCAAAGTCAAAGTGACACCAAGTCTTTTACTTAACCCAGAAGAAATGGCAGCCGCAAAGGAATTAGTCAGTTTACCAGAACTTGATGTCTTTAACCAAGTCTTACCATCAAATACCAAGGTCCATTTGAGCCAATTAGTCAACTAA
- a CDS encoding sugar O-acetyltransferase, which translates to MTTEFDKMTRGEWYDANFDSELIQKRMMAQDLCFDLNQLKPSREEERSAVLNQLFGQSFEGLVLLSPFICDYGKNITFGKNCFINSNCYFMDGAKIALGDNVFVGPSTGFYTANHPLDYKRRNEGLEKALPITIGDNVWFGANVNVMPGVTIGSGCVIASGSVVTHDIPVNSLAAGVPCQVVRKIEQE; encoded by the coding sequence ATGACCACAGAATTTGACAAAATGACTAGAGGCGAATGGTATGATGCTAATTTTGATTCGGAACTGATTCAAAAACGCATGATGGCACAAGACCTCTGTTTCGATTTAAACCAATTAAAGCCTAGTCGAGAAGAAGAACGCTCTGCCGTTTTAAACCAACTTTTTGGACAATCTTTTGAGGGCTTGGTCCTGCTCAGCCCTTTCATCTGTGACTATGGTAAGAACATTACTTTTGGGAAGAATTGCTTTATTAACAGCAATTGTTATTTCATGGATGGGGCGAAGATTGCCTTGGGCGATAATGTCTTTGTAGGTCCTTCGACAGGTTTTTACACGGCAAATCACCCTCTAGATTATAAACGCCGCAATGAGGGGCTTGAAAAAGCTTTACCAATTACCATAGGAGATAATGTCTGGTTTGGTGCCAATGTCAATGTTATGCCCGGCGTTACTATTGGCAGTGGTTGTGTGATTGCGTCAGGATCAGTTGTTACCCATGATATTCCAGTCAATTCCCTTGCGGCAGGTGTTCCTTGCCAAGTTGTACGGAAAATTGAGCAGGAGTAG
- a CDS encoding PTS mannose/fructose/sorbose/N-acetylgalactosamine transporter subunit IIC, with the protein MLVPATMAALAVLICFGGNYLTGQSMMERPLVVGLVTGLLLGDMKVGILMGASLEALFLGNVNIGGVIAAEPVTATAMATTFTIISHIDQKAAMTLAVPIGMLAAFVVMFLKNVFMNIFAPMVDKAAAANHQGKLVMLHYGTWIIYYLIIASISFIGILVGSGPVNAFVEHIPQNLMNGLSAAGGLLPAVGFAMLMKLLWTNKLAVFYLLGFVLTAYLKLPAVAVAALGAVICVISSQRDLELDAITRGAISKQTTFDSKESEEEDFFA; encoded by the coding sequence ATGTTAGTACCAGCAACAATGGCAGCTTTAGCTGTATTGATTTGTTTTGGGGGAAATTATTTAACCGGTCAAAGCATGATGGAAAGACCCCTAGTAGTTGGACTGGTCACAGGTCTTCTTTTAGGAGATATGAAGGTCGGTATCTTAATGGGGGCCTCTCTAGAAGCTCTTTTCCTAGGAAATGTGAATATTGGGGGTGTTATTGCAGCTGAGCCTGTAACAGCGACTGCCATGGCAACAACCTTTACCATTATTTCACATATTGACCAAAAAGCAGCCATGACCCTAGCTGTTCCAATTGGAATGTTGGCAGCCTTTGTGGTTATGTTTTTGAAAAACGTCTTCATGAATATCTTTGCTCCAATGGTTGATAAAGCTGCAGCAGCTAACCATCAAGGTAAACTAGTGATGCTCCACTATGGCACTTGGATTATCTATTACTTAATCATTGCCTCTATTTCTTTCATTGGTATCTTAGTAGGTAGTGGACCTGTTAATGCCTTTGTGGAACACATTCCTCAAAATCTCATGAATGGCTTGAGTGCTGCGGGAGGCCTTCTTCCAGCTGTCGGTTTTGCCATGCTGATGAAATTATTGTGGACCAACAAATTAGCTGTTTTTTACCTATTGGGCTTTGTCTTAACAGCTTATTTGAAATTACCAGCGGTTGCAGTTGCTGCCCTAGGAGCAGTTATTTGCGTCATTAGTTCCCAACGTGATCTAGAATTAGACGCAATTACTAGAGGTGCAATTAGTAAACAAACAACCTTTGACTCTAAAGAATCAGAAGAGGAGGACTTCTTCGCATGA
- a CDS encoding sensor histidine kinase codes for MRGEQVEEHFKKQLQDDISRHFSYQSLMLSLLLIGLFIIFSLAPQQLGLYRDINATATRYHRLISKQEALLDDLGKNSLLPFLNKNLSTADLSKHYFHLRHSSQTSPELLLFSPSQDLLFASNPHLGNVFSKSVYIQEVLRATHPPKTLFKVAMDSEDGHYLMIIKPMIDQNQLKGYAFLVMSGKDFLHPTKTLTSELVIADKLDNTFTFSNREFIASSLDKINSQYLHHYFVFQDNRAFITRKVALQGGLWLYMYRPLIPMVSVMLFSLISSAVIFVILQRKSSGLANRIAAKNSRAINQMVRDMSAISRQEKRRIDLESQDEFQYLSDQINQMVERLQQLHDKTLDLETQKLLFEKRMLEAQFNPHFLYNTLETILITSHYDSALTEKIVIQLTKLLRYSLTDSSKPVLLKDDLSVIESYLVINQVRFEELQYSINLSPDLDSLEVPKLFLLPLIENAIKYGLKERHDVKINIACYYQDDHIIFSVRDNGSGIDAHHQKVIREQLEAGESHHGLINSYRRLKYHFSEVSLVFDQGDKQFNVSYHVKE; via the coding sequence ATGCGAGGTGAACAGGTGGAAGAACATTTTAAAAAACAATTACAAGATGATATTTCTAGACATTTTTCGTACCAATCGTTAATGTTATCATTGTTGCTAATTGGTCTTTTTATTATTTTTTCATTAGCGCCACAACAATTAGGCCTCTATCGTGATATCAATGCCACTGCAACCCGTTATCACCGTTTGATTAGCAAACAAGAAGCCTTGCTGGATGACTTAGGGAAAAATAGCTTACTACCTTTTTTAAATAAAAACCTCAGCACTGCTGATTTAAGCAAGCACTATTTTCATTTGCGCCATAGCAGCCAAACGTCACCAGAACTTTTACTATTTTCACCTAGTCAAGACCTTTTATTTGCTAGTAACCCACATTTAGGAAATGTTTTTAGTAAATCTGTTTATATTCAAGAAGTCTTGAGAGCAACTCATCCTCCAAAAACCTTGTTTAAAGTTGCTATGGATAGTGAAGATGGTCACTACTTGATGATCATTAAGCCAATGATAGATCAAAACCAACTAAAGGGATATGCTTTTTTAGTGATGAGTGGCAAAGATTTTCTTCATCCTACAAAAACATTGACGTCAGAGTTGGTCATTGCTGATAAGCTGGACAATACGTTTACGTTTTCCAATCGTGAGTTTATAGCATCTAGTCTAGATAAGATCAATAGCCAGTATTTACACCATTATTTTGTTTTTCAAGATAATCGAGCCTTTATCACAAGAAAGGTTGCCTTACAAGGAGGTCTTTGGCTTTACATGTATAGGCCCTTGATTCCAATGGTATCGGTGATGTTATTTTCACTTATTTCATCAGCTGTTATCTTTGTGATTTTGCAACGTAAATCAAGTGGTTTAGCTAACCGAATTGCAGCTAAAAATTCAAGAGCAATCAATCAAATGGTTAGAGATATGAGTGCGATCTCTCGGCAAGAAAAAAGACGTATTGACCTTGAGAGTCAAGATGAATTTCAATATTTATCTGATCAAATCAATCAAATGGTAGAGCGATTGCAACAGTTACATGATAAAACGTTAGATTTGGAAACTCAAAAATTATTATTTGAAAAACGGATGTTAGAAGCTCAATTCAATCCGCATTTCCTCTACAATACGCTAGAAACCATTTTGATTACGAGCCATTATGATTCTGCCCTAACAGAAAAAATTGTTATCCAATTGACAAAATTGTTGCGGTATAGTCTCACGGATTCTAGCAAACCTGTCTTGCTCAAAGATGATTTAAGTGTCATCGAGTCTTATTTAGTGATTAATCAGGTGCGGTTTGAAGAATTGCAATATAGCATTAACCTATCCCCAGACCTTGATAGTCTTGAAGTGCCTAAATTGTTCTTGTTACCTTTGATAGAAAATGCCATCAAATATGGCTTGAAAGAACGACACGATGTCAAGATTAACATTGCTTGTTATTATCAAGATGACCACATTATTTTTTCTGTGAGAGATAATGGTTCGGGAATTGATGCTCATCACCAAAAAGTGATTCGAGAGCAATTGGAAGCTGGAGAGTCACACCATGGGTTAATTAACTCTTATCGTCGGCTTAAGTATCATTTTTCAGAAGTATCCTTGGTTTTTGATCAAGGTGATAAACAGTTTAATGTTAGTTACCATGTTAAGGAGTAG